A genomic stretch from Streptococcus oralis includes:
- the rplS gene encoding 50S ribosomal protein L19 produces MNPLIQSLTEGQLRTDIPSFRPGDTVRVHAKVVEGNRERIQIFEGVVIARKGAGISENYTVRKISNGVGVERIFPIHTPRVEKIEVVRYGKVRRAKLYYLRALQGKAARIKEIRR; encoded by the coding sequence ATGAATCCATTAATCCAAAGCTTGACTGAAGGTCAACTTCGTACAGATATCCCATCATTCCGTCCTGGTGACACTGTTCGTGTACACGCGAAAGTTGTCGAAGGTAACCGTGAACGTATCCAGATTTTTGAAGGTGTTGTTATTGCACGTAAAGGTGCTGGCATCTCAGAAAACTACACAGTTCGTAAAATCTCTAACGGTGTAGGTGTTGAGCGTATCTTCCCAATCCACACTCCACGTGTTGAAAAGATCGAAGTTGTTCGTTACGGTAAAGTACGTCGTGCGAAATTGTACTACTTGCGTGCACTTCAAGGTAAGGCAGCTCGTATCAAAGAAATCCGTCGTTAA
- the crcB gene encoding fluoride efflux transporter CrcB: protein MVIVYLAIACGFGALVRYFFSRYNQASKLPLGTLIANLIGCFLIGLLYNHVESKEVYAILATGFCGGLTTFSTLNDELQRLLSDKKVFYCYFLLTYIGGFLAIFLGILL from the coding sequence ATGGTAATCGTTTATCTTGCAATCGCCTGCGGGTTCGGAGCCCTTGTGCGTTATTTCTTTTCCCGCTACAATCAAGCTTCTAAATTGCCATTGGGAACTCTCATTGCCAATCTTATAGGATGTTTTTTAATTGGCCTACTCTACAATCATGTGGAGTCTAAGGAAGTCTATGCTATCCTAGCGACAGGTTTTTGTGGAGGGCTGACGACCTTTTCGACCCTGAATGATGAGCTGCAAAGACTATTAAGTGACAAGAAGGTATTTTATTGCTATTTTCTCTTAACTTACATAGGCGGTTTTCTAGCGATTTTTTTAGGAATTTTGCTATAA